The segment TAGCCTACCAGCCCACATAAAGGACTGCCCATCATCCCACATAATGGTCAGGCTCACAAGAACCTACTCCTAATATTGCCAACCATACATTGTCAGACCCACCTAGTATTGCAAACCAGTCATTATTACACCTAGATCTAGTTCCAACTCTTTTTAATTGGGCATTGGATGAAATATCAAGTGGATCTGACTATGCATCCTTAGACTAGTTGCATTCTCCTAATAGTTCTAATGGTGagcaaaagataaaaaaattacttgaatTCAAGTATGAATACTTAAAGGAACTTGAATTTGTGTTGGGGATGAACTTTAGGGACAACAAGCAATTCAAAGAGTTTGTGCAAGCTTACGTCCAAAAATGAGAAGTCTAGAGTGAGGTATAAAAGTGTTGAAGGTCTTCCTTGGAAGGTGTCTGAAGGTATTGATAAGGATGGAAAATTTAGAATTAGTGCATATATGATACTCATACATGTAGTAggtctttctatagcaagcagGTTTCTACAAATTGGATGGTAGAAAAGTATGTTGACCAATTTCAAGCTAATATTGACTACACAGCTAAAGAATCGTTAGCTATAGTGGTGAGGGATGTACAAGAATAGCTTGCTTTGTCCAAGGCATATAGAGCTAGAGAAATTGCTAGAGACATGCTAAGATAGGATTTTGGTAAGCAATACACCAAGGTAAGATGCTACTATGCGGAGTTAAGGAGATCTAACCTAGGTACCACAACTAGAATGGGTTATGTTTGAATTATTGATAGTAATCAATGGCTCACTAATCTAAGACATATAATAAAGTGGGTTATGTCAGAAtcattttaagagagaaaaatgtttCTCAGAATATGTGCTTGAAAATAAGAAATGCTCCCACAATTAAGCTAATACCCACAAGAATAGAAACTGAAAATCTAGCTTAACTTACCCAAACGATTTCATAGTTGCCGAGTACACCTATTGGAGCGGCGCTGCCAAGTACATCTCCTAGACCAGAGCAGAGCCATCAAGTATCCCTAGACCAAGCCACCGTAAACACtagtctctctatctctcttttccCTCTCAGTCCCTCTTCTCACTCTTTCACCCTCTCAGTCTCTCTTGCCCCTTttgatctctctttctctctctttgtcccTCTTTCTCCCCCCATCTCTCAGTAATTAGTATCAAGCTAAGGTATTGGTGGGTGGGGATTAATTTTGTTCTTTAGGCATGGGGGAGGGGACGACGTCATTCCCCTCTAatttagtttatgtttttttttttttttttcaattaacttttttctaaaattaaggAAATGGATTAGTTAGACCTACCGTAATTTTGCACGTTAGAGCACATGGCCAAACCTTATTAAGCACAATGACATAAAGGGAATGATAGTGTATGTTTAAGAACAATTTATCTAGTTTTTGtggaaagtactataaataaaaggtaaaagttagtggGTTCCAATTAACTTATCTGATAAAATCtttgataattgaataagagatttgggattTAATCctcgcctataccaaaaaccgattTGTCTTGATCTAATGATGAACACAATTATTAGAAACGGACATTGTAGGTTgcaaactctttaaaaaaaaaaaaaaaaggtaaaagttaaataataaatagatgATTTATGTTGGATCCgcaaatagtaaaaaaaaagtaaaagtaaaaaaataagtagGTAACTTATGTAGGACCtacaaatagttaaaaaaaaaaaaaaaaaaaaaaaaaaaaaaaaaaaaaaacaatgtagcTTACCAAACTGGCACGAAGTATAATAACATGGCTGTCTCCCTTTCATGCTAAATATCATAGCCTAAACTCTTGATGTTGATGTTATCCAAAGGTTAAACTAATAAGAGGAGTAATTTATTCTAGTTTggttcatatttttatataattgacatattttatgacaaaatgcactttacttgtatttgggtaaattcAAGTAGGTTCAaaatgatcattacaagtggttacatTGAAAACGTGAAGATTACTCAAAAATTGCTCAAGAAAAGCTAAATCTGCAGGTCCcgatacctcctcgatacctgttgatctattgagatttattAAAGCTCGATTCCTATCTCAATACCTCTCGATCTATCAAGCTTGTGAGATTTCTAATATAGCCTTCAATGTTTTGATTCctaaaggctatttgtttatggatTTGCATAATCCTTAAAGGACTAGGAAAGCCCAAGATTTGTGTAAACCTAATTGGAATAGAAGAGCCTATTTAAAAGGTCCATTAAGCTCTTATTTAAATAGGGAGGTggagaaagaaaaccctaaccctagaaagctttataaggttttctttttgaaactcTAGTCTCCTCCTACAGAGTAAAAGTTCTTACTGTGTTTCTTGTACACCTTTGGATTCTATAACGAAGCAAATTCTCtagcaccaacattgaagatcttattggtatTTCTATGTGAAGCTGTTGCAAATCATCTACAACAATCAAAGAGTTGTTGTGGAGTTAGTTACGTATTGAGATCTATGTaaaggagttagtcacagaCTGGATATTTATGCATTAAGGGAAataaggctactacaagatcaagatcaagatcaatTTGTATTTTAGCCTAATTTTTTAAGTAACTAATCTCATCACTCtttataaagaattttttaaaaacattaaattagaaaattaatataaatcaTCTAGCTTATAATAGaaataagtaatatatatatatatatatatatctatagtGTGTAATCTCGAAATGGTGCATTGATACTAAAATATTCTGTTCTAGTAGTCAATCTGAGATGGCCCCCTAAGCAAAATTCAAAACCTGGGTCCAAATGTAATTGGAATGCAAGGTCAAAGTTAATTGAGAAATTTAGTACTTGAAACCATTGTCTTAGTATAAGGCTCTCTTGAGatagtgaaaatttttgtacCTATTTATTGTGTGAGTGTAACCAAATAATAGTGGGTATGTGCAAATTATAATTAGaaaattatgataattttttttttccgtttaTTGGTTTGATAAGAGGGATATATTCTTCAGCGTGCAAAGTCaactaatattattattttaatatcattcCTATTTATCATTGTCATCACTACTAACCACCACCGCCAAGCCAATAGCATGcaaattctaatataaaaacGTGCAATGTTTTTACcacttgaccaaaaaaaaaaaaatttaaaggttAAACTTTGGAGATCCTATTTTTCATGGGTTTTCTTTGACACCcttgttttgaaattcaatGAGCAGAAATTGTGATGAGAAGCCCACCCCATCTCAACCAAGTTACATTGAGACAATTTATAAGCGGACATGAGCAAAAGCGTGTCatgttatgaaaaaaaagggCTAATCTACGTGTTCATTTGTCTTGATCAAATGGATGATACAGGGTTAGGTATATCtttgccaaaaagaaaagaaaagaaaactcagaGAGAATTCTTCCAAATATAGAATGCAAAAGAAGAACACATTAGCCAAGGAGTGGAAACATCATTCTTAgaatatctttttgttttgtttattcttaaatagTAGACCTCATCAAGAAGAAAGgaagtgaaaattttatttctctaccgacaattaaaaataataataaaaaagagaaaaagaaaagaaaagaagaagaaagaagaaagtagAAAGTGACATGTCCATATTTGGCGATGAGGATGGAGACAATTTGGAGTTAGTGTAGAGTGACTGCTATGCTTTCCTCAATACCAAACATATTGCTTGGTTCATGCCACATTGCGCTATAAATAAGGAGCTCCATTTGAAACTTTCATATGCAGTAGGTAATCAAagtcgagagagagagagagagataaaaagaatgagaagccAAGAACTGCAGCAAGTAAGTGATGTTGTACCATCATCATCGTCATGGGGTGGAGGGAGCAATCGTATAGCTGCCCTTAATCTAGAGGGAACCCCACCCCCCAATATCTCTGATAGTCCTGATCATAAACAGTTTGATCATCATGATGAGGACTCTAAGGTTTTTCTCATATAAccctcttctctttctttcttagcTATGCATTTTCTATCTTTAAATTTCTTTGTTCTATATGTTTGGATAGATTATCTTGTTAGAATCAACATTTGAGTATATATGATTGATGTTCTAGAAACCTGGGTGGAGAAAGTTCTTATCATATGTAGGTCCTGGATTCCTTGTCTCCTTAGCTTATCTTGACCCAGGCAATTGTGAGTCTCTTTTTGTCTCTCCCTCTGTCTCTGTGTTtctgtgcatgtgtgtgtgtttgacaAAGTAATATCATTTTTACCATGTTGCAGTGGAAACTGATCTGCAGGCTGGAGCAAATCACAGATTTGAGGtaaatcaaatagaaaaaaagatggAACTAGCTATTTCACGAAAATTTATGAAGAGAGAAAGTCAGTCTTTAACAAAAGTGTAGATATTTTATAGGTTTATTTTGAGACATTTCCTAAGAGATTACTTTTACTAAGAgaatacttttattttaattataaaaatggtCATGTTAACGGATGTTGTaagggcggtttttggggcccaggcccagcaggCAAACGATTCTGGTCCAAaagaccctcaacaatgaatttatagagagtgagTCACAGAACAAGGTCTTGACAGAGTAAACGTAGTTATAagcaagccatgcaaccatttgGAGGTGGGGATATTCCATTAAGCTTCCTGGGATAACAGTTCGTGGGACTGTATCTTATGCCTTGTTTACAGAACtcctttccctttttctctttttcttctttttttctctcccctttTCGATCCCCTGGTCATGGGGAtgttcttctcttatatagcatccttcgaacgataatgaccctacacttgttaatcatttgagcctctacttgagtgcctgtcccatatgacatcctccttcttttctgtgagttgcactggccaagataattctgttatcctgtcctttccacattaatgtggctggaaaagtagcttccttgcatttaatgcagcagttgtggttgccccctgaACGTCCTGCATTTTCCCTTGATTTTGGATGACCTTTCACCATGTGAAGGGTGTGAAtcggactcccatttggtgcgtccgaggaggtactcctcctcggacgccccttaagCAAACCCGGCCCAACATGATTGGGCTGGGAGGTCCTCTGCCCGTGTCTTCGCTTCCTATTATGGTTGGGCTTCGTACGAGTACCATGGCCCAACGATGACTGgcgaattttacccccacaGATGTATTTagaacaattgttaataaactataatagaaaagttttgacattgtttttatggaaaatataaaaagttttcaataatatttattattttatcattttttaataaaatatttttaaaaatatctatTAAACCAATGCCCTAAACATTTCCCTTATAAAAatgcaaagttttttttttgcaatgaaAAGTTAATAAagagtattaattttttttttagagaataaaGTATACTTTTGACTCTTAAAGtttgtaattattttcattttggccattttaattttaaatatttcacTTTGACATTTCCTATGGGCCTCttcagggtttttttttattttttattttttattttttttttatgatgaaaattttgaaaagtaaagGGGGCAAGTAAAAATCTGAATCAAACATAAAGCAtcgaaataaaaattttgaaatgtaaataaCCCAAAACTTAAGGACCTAAAATATACTgaatcaaacaatttttttttcttttttggagaaactgAATCAAACATGAATGGCCCAAATAATTAGAAATTGGTTTACGAGAGAAATATTAAGCATGGTTGTGCTATTTGCTATTTTCAGCTACTGTGGGTGATACTTATTGGGTTGATCTTTGCGCTCATAATTCAATCGCTAGCTGCAAATCTTGGTGTAAGCACCGGTAAGATGCAGAGCAAACAAATTCTAGGCCAAAATATAGACGTTACTATAGTTTGGgcctcaatttttttcttcttgtagatgaagaagaaaagtcagCAGTACTGctgacttttcttcttcttaagtagtaacctttttttttttttttgatgattctTGTAGTAACTAATCAAGATAAGTATTTGTTTACGTATTGCCACAGGCAAACACCTTTCAGAATTATGTAAGGCTGAGTACCCAAAATATGTGAAGTATTGCCTATGGTTGCTAGCAGAGACTGCCGTCATAGCTGCTGACATACCCGAAGGTAAACCAATAAAATTGACTTACAAAGACAAATGATATCATTACCATATTATGTTGATGCATGCACTAGCCTCATCATTCTTGAATCATCCTCTCATCCATGTCTCCTTGATTATAttcaaattaaggaaaaataaaaattttcaatttttccaaTTTGTGACAGTGATTGGAACAGCTTTTGCATTAAATATACTGTTTCACATCCCAATCTGGACTGGAGTTCTCATCACTGGTTTAAGTACTCTCTTACTTCTTGGCCTACAGAGATACGgggtaatttattttattatctatttaaaattttctgctccattaattatttattgagAAATTTAATTGGGTGCTTAATTTTTATGCTCAACTATACATCCACGTACTTTGTGTGATGTTTTTATGCCAACTATCAATTATCTACGTAAGTTTTTGGCTAGccgttaattattattttatttttaattgagtcTAATATTTTTATGGCCAACTATCAACTTCTACGTACGTTTTTTTGGCCCTTTAATTATTTAagaaatgtgtataatatttttattcacAACTGTCCACTTGCGgcattcagccaaaaaaataaaaaataaaaataaatctactCACCCCACCAacccaaataattaaaaaaaaagaaaaagaaactacgTACGTTGTGTGACATGTAGTTAGGCTTTCTTACATAGTTTGCAAATAGTACAGTTTGTTTATGCACGGATACAATGGCGAAGGTGGGGGGAATATTGTCTCTGTCCCTAGCTTTTGGAACCCTCTTTTAACAggaaaatgacttttttttgagaaaaaggtaagcgaaatttaattaaagaagaaacaaactacaaagcaaaaaacaaaaacctaacTCAAGGAAGATCCAACTGGAAAACACCATCCACGTCCCCGGGTAATTCTTCTACCCAAACCTCAAAATCTGCAGATAGAACTGCTTTTTTAGCTAAACTATGAGCTAATCTATTCCCCTCCCGCCTAACGTGTTGAAACTCACAACTTTTTAAGACGGATCCCAGACActtagtctcatccacaatatgACCAAATAGCAGAGGACAAAGACCACTTCGACGCAAGGCCTGAATGACTGCCAGACAATCACCTTCAACAATGATACAAAATAAGCTCATTTCCCTGGCAAAGACCACAGCCCTTCGCGCCGCCAGAGCTTCAGCCATCTCCACAGACTGCACCTGACCCAAATTCTGCCTAAGAGCCGCGATAACTTGACCAGAATTATCCCGGCAAACCACTCCGATTCCAGCCAAACCTGAATCCTCACAAAACGCAGCATCAAAGTTAACTTTGAAGCAGTCCTCTGGCAGAGGAGACCAGCGTACCCTGTGTTGAGGAATAGGCGCGCCACTCTCTTGGGAATTGACGCTCCAGAATTCATCCACCAATCGCTGTGCGTTATCACCAATTTCATGCAGCTTCCATGTTGACTGGTTCTCCCTTAACCGGTTGCGACGCTGCCATATGCACCACGCCACAATAGCGAACAAAGCAACCTTCTTCGTTGGCCCAGCACTGAAGACTTCCTCCAGTAAGTCACAGAACGTCCGACATTTCTTCTGCACCAGTGAGTGAAACTCCAGGAGCGACATCCACACCGACCTCGCCTGATCGCACAACCATAAACAATGAATTATCGACTCCGTGTGATCTCCACAACCATCACATTCCACTCCAACAGGTATGTGCCGAGCCTGTAAATTCTGTTTAGTGGGCAGAGCATCCTTCGCAGCACGCCAAATAAAGTGTCGAATCTTCAGAGGCACCTTCATCAGTGTTTTTGTACATTAGATTTATTGAGATATGAATCTATATTAAACATTTGTCATGTGTGACGTGTATATCACAACTAGTTTACTGCACAAAAACATTGTCGTCAATTCTTATCCCTTTAAACATTTAATCATTGATACATATTGCCCCTCTAAAATTTTGAATCCCTTTACAGTGATATCAATTTTTAATCCTAATAATAGTACTCCCTCTGTTGCTATCAAGTACTATTAGTCAAAAGAATTTTCACGTTATTTGATTGACTTGAATGAAGCATATTTATTTACCAAGTTGTGAATTAGTCATTAATAATGTATGCATTTTAACTGCTTGTTTGACTTtagtttttactttattttttttccactttgtGTGGAGGATTGCATCATTGTTTAAGactttaagtatatatatatatatatatatatatatatttttttttttttttttttttaatttgtattgcGTGGATAATGCCCTGTGTCTTTAGAATTTGCTGCTCCGTGATTCTTGCTGTCtaagtctttttttcttttttcttttttgagaatcttgCTTTCTAAGTCAAACAAGTAAATTAGTACACTAATTGATCTGTTGAAAATGATTTCTTATTTTGTGACACGTTAGAATATAAATCTTAGcatattcttttctttgtttttggcgaacgtaccaaatatatatatatacatatatatgtgtatatatatatatatatataatagatgaaattgagagaaatttaaattagggttttaattttgtgccatgtgtcttaaattatttatttttaaagatttttatttcttaattttagaatcaaatgtgagaccacatcataaatatttatccaaatgagttatatacatatatatgaattatattatgcattttattgtatatttttaagtgtattcaTGCATGTGCATGGGGTTATAAGCTAGTTTTTATAATTATGAGAAACAAATAAATGCTTAGATCACCTTGACTTCAAGCAGATATATGCATAATCTCTTACATGAGTctactcaaaaaagaaaaaaaaaaatcatacaaatgaCATATATGCTTGGTAAAGTATAAAGTGAAACATTATGAATCAAAGTTGACTTGATATAATTGGGATAATTTATCTTAGACAAGGCGATGCATTGTTaaagtataaaattaaaaaatatatatatagctttttaAAAATGAGGTTTACTTTATCATAGATAAAGCAACACATCAtaatcaattttgattttggtgtaAAGGAAGAGATTGAGATTATTTGATGTGTGGCCATATGAGAGATTATGTGGgtaatgtttgtttgtttgtttttataatcTTAGGTGGGTAATGTTGGCAATCTATTGTATAGGATATTAGCTTACAAAAattaagggtacgtttggtagaCCGTAATGGTGATTACATAGGAATAGGAATAGATATTATAAGGAACACAAGATGCTGTAACGTAATACTTATTACTATTCACTTGTTTGGTGACAAAACCCTGAAGACAATGGAATAAaagcatttaaaattaaattgtctaaaatacccttattataaaattacaaatacacTTGATAAGAATTATTGATAAAAATCCATACACGTTTCTTGTGTAATCCATACACGACAAGTTGGTTAATACTTAAAACCTTAAAACATTACCTCCCCCTAcaccccacaccccccccccccccccccaaaaaaaaggtttatagTTTTCAATTGGGTTGAGTTTCTATTGGTATAATTTTTCTAGACCTTTTTTTGAATTGAGAAAAATCTTGCACAATCCTTTTTCTATTGTTTAAACTACTTATTATCATACAATTTTGgaaattacttttattattattatttttttatacaagatagaaattctactctaatttaatctaagtgtatatgtgtgtgaagctctctcctagagacttgaaccccggtccttacccccccccccccactttacaagcacttatacttgtggagtgaccatcacaccaaaGGTATGAGGTAATTTTGGAAATTACTAAAGCCTAAAGATACTATTGATTTTACCACGTATAACACACAAATTGATGTAgtaatgaatgtgattgatCTGTTTTAACCACCTTATAAATGaatactagatttttttttatttttttttggaaattagtGACACAACATTTTGTAAGTTCTAAGCAATAAAATTTGCAATATCCTAACATTACTTTATaattttgagattaaaaaaaaagggacgggtcatttttttataatggaATAAAACCATTACAAAATTGGGGCCTTTAGGCCTAGGCCTCGAGCTGCCATTGAGTGGAATAGAAGGTTTTTATTTGCAAAGAGTCATGGTCTCAACCGTAGTGCTACTCCTTGgagttcaaaaaattgaattcatGTTCTTTCCCGTTTTCCACTATAGTTTTAATTCTTGTTAAAACATTTCTGGTTGGCAGGTTAGGAAGCTGGAATTGCTGATAACAATACTGGTCTTCGTAATGGCTGCATGTTTCTTTGGAGAAATGGGTTATGTAAAGCCTCCAGCGGGTGCTGTGCTAAAGGGAATGTTTGTACCCAAGCTCAGTGGCCAAGGAGCCACCGGGGATGCCATAGCACTCTTGGGTGCCCTTGTCATGCCGTATGTAATTTACTGCTTCATTAAATATCCTTCATTATTTCAtaactatttattttcttccttctaATCGTTAATTTGTGTTATACCATATTGTGAATTCCATTTCTTTTGACCAATAGGCACAATCTCTTTCTCCACTCGGCTCTTGTGCTATCCAGAAAAATACCAAATTCTGTCCATGGCATCAATGTAAGAATCTAGTGCTTACAAATTGCCCCTtctaattttattcaaaattcaatttaatattataacttctaatttattcaattcactCCTATAACATCCATTTGTTTTCAGTGTAGTCCTTTCATTAAGATGGTTGCTAGTTACGTGTCTCAAAACAAtgtaattttggtatttttaatttctaaaatgacatcatttttaagACATCTAACAACACTGTCAGACGGAATTAGATGGAAAGACTACATTGAATcaaagtataaatttttttactagtatGAATATTTCAGAAGTAACAagattgaattaaattttagaaaaactagaagatgtaatttgtaatttaatcaAAGAACAAATTATATACAAGTGAGCTCCAGACTCCAGTAATTGTCATAATTGTAGATGGTAAAActagtttaatttattaaattgtatAGGAGAGATAAAtgctttctttattttccaaaacaaTTGCTTTTTGCTAATGTGTCAAAATGCTTGTGTTTGCCTTGTCGTGTTATATCACAGGATGCATGTCGATATTTCCTAATAGAGAGCGGATTCGCATTGTTTGTTGCATTTCTAATCAATGTTGCAATTGTCTCTGTATCGGGCACCGTTTGCTCAGCCAATAATATCTCAAATGAGACTGCAAATCAATGCAGTGATCTTAACCTCAACTCAGCCTCTTTCCTTCTCAAGGttcaattgtatatatatatatatatatatatatgaaattgttttacattagaataatggttaaataattaaatttaacaattttttttaatttaagatttTGGGACAAATGATAGTCTATCAATTTAAATGCATTTAGAATGTTTATGCCCAAGgtctaacatatatatatatttatttatttttcaattttattgatttatgtgTGTAGAGTGTATTGGGTCGGTCAAGCTCAACCATTTATGCCATTGCATTACTAGCCTCAGGGCAAAGCTCCACCATCACAGGCACTTATGCAGGGCAATTCATCATGCAGgtcttgaaattaaatatataacatgcacacacaaacatatatgTTTATGTCATGTGAAACTACCCTAATTAATTGggattaaattttaattaatttaaggatGGTGTGGCTTTTATAGGGTTTCTTGGATCTTAAGATGAAAAAATGGATTAGAAACTTGATGACAAGGTGCATTGCCATTACACCTAGTCTTATTGTTTCCATTATTGGAGGATCTAATGGTGCAGCCCGACTTATCATCATCGCATCGGTTTGTAACTTGTGAACtatgtattcttctttttcttttttttttaatctttctttcgtttttatttatttatttattttttaacgtTTATACCTATATTCAAACATAGGATAAAaatttaatgggttttgttttgcAGATGATACTTTCATTTGAGCTTCCATTTGCTCTAATCCCCCTCCTTAAATTCAGTAGTAGTGCCACAAAGATGGGACCACACAAGAATTCAATATATGTAAGTAGTTTTtgtacttctttttcttttctacttttgCTTTTAAATGAGTTACAACCATTATAGTGGGACTTGATTAAGGTGATCGGCTGAATTTATAATGCTCATAAATGCAATTCATATGTATAAGATTTAGATATAGTAtttttgtttagcaaaaaaaaaaaaaaaaaaaaaaagtatttttagaTTCTTTTATCTTAGACTTGTCtattaaatt is part of the Quercus robur chromosome 9, dhQueRobu3.1, whole genome shotgun sequence genome and harbors:
- the LOC126698134 gene encoding metal transporter Nramp5-like isoform X1; the encoded protein is MRSQELQQVSDVVPSSSSWGGGSNRIAALNLEGTPPPNISDSPDHKQFDHHDEDSKKPGWRKFLSYVGPGFLVSLAYLDPGNLETDLQAGANHRFELLWVILIGLIFALIIQSLAANLGVSTGKHLSELCKAEYPKYVKYCLWLLAETAVIAADIPEVIGTAFALNILFHIPIWTGVLITGLSTLLLLGLQRYGVRKLELLITILVFVMAACFFGEMGYVKPPAGAVLKGMFVPKLSGQGATGDAIALLGALVMPHNLFLHSALVLSRKIPNSVHGINDACRYFLIESGFALFVAFLINVAIVSVSGTVCSANNISNETANQCSDLNLNSASFLLKSVLGRSSSTIYAIALLASGQSSTITGTYAGQFIMQGFLDLKMKKWIRNLMTRCIAITPSLIVSIIGGSNGAARLIIIASMILSFELPFALIPLLKFSSSATKMGPHKNSIYVIVISWILGIGIIGINIYYLSTGFVDWLIHNKLPKVANVFVGLLVFPLMLVYILAIIYLTIRKDTVVTFVEPVKHDHPIAQNNMEHGLGNSCEVGELDHIPYREDLADIPLPE
- the LOC126698134 gene encoding metal transporter Nramp5-like isoform X2, giving the protein MRSQELQQVSDVVPSSSSWGGGSNRIAALNLEGTPPPNISDSPDHKQFDHHDEDSKKPGWRKFLSYVGPGFLVSLAYLDPGNLETDLQAGANHRFELLWVILIGLIFALIIQSLAANLGVSTGKHLSELCKAEYPKYVKYCLWLLAETAVIAADIPEVIGTAFALNILFHIPIWTGVLITGLSTLLLLGLQRYGVRKLELLITILVFVMAACFFGEMGYVKPPAGAVLKGMFVPKLSGQGATGDAIALLGALVMPHNLFLHSALVLSRKIPNSVHGINDACRYFLIESGFALFVAFLINVAIVSVSGTVCSANNISNETANQCSDLNLNSASFLLKSVLGRSSSTIYAIALLASGQSSTITGTYAGQFIMQGFLDLKMKKWIRNLMTRCIAITPSLIVSIIGGSNGAARLIIIASMILSFELPFALIPLLKFSSSATKMGPHKNSIYTIMPVGYCDLVDPRHRNHWHQHLLPEHRLCGLANSQQVTKGCKCVRWAPSISLNACLHLSNHLSYHPKRHCCNIC